A section of the Stigmatella erecta genome encodes:
- a CDS encoding BMP family ABC transporter substrate-binding protein — protein MTGRGWWLALWVLGVASAAQAEEKKFKACFIYVGPVGDIGWSHAHDEARKLTLKELPWLETQHVEAVPEGQALPVIDRLVKGGCKAIFATSFGFMDQTLEAAKKYPEVVFAHATGFKRAPNLATYMADFYQLYYLNGLMAGALTKTGKVGYVAAFPIPELKRHISAFALGVRAVNPKATVNLKWLNAWVHPGKAREAAEALMAEGNDVLAFTEDTATVAQVAGRKKVPVFAHYSPMHRFSPDFVVSGQLVHWEKIYIDFLKKVRDGSYAPGKLQDVDYWWLLREGAVELGAQPGMPINPKWVDALKQAQMTVEGKPVSVHDRVMVLLKDMSSATPAFDPFQGPLVDRQGKERVPAGKRMSISELNQMQWVVPGVVGPVADEPQ, from the coding sequence ATGACCGGACGTGGGTGGTGGCTGGCGCTGTGGGTGCTGGGCGTGGCCAGCGCGGCACAGGCCGAGGAGAAGAAGTTCAAGGCGTGCTTCATTTACGTGGGGCCCGTCGGCGACATCGGCTGGAGCCACGCGCACGACGAGGCGCGCAAGCTGACCCTGAAGGAGCTGCCCTGGCTGGAGACGCAGCACGTGGAGGCCGTGCCCGAGGGGCAGGCGCTGCCGGTCATCGACCGGCTGGTGAAGGGCGGCTGCAAGGCCATCTTCGCCACCAGCTTCGGCTTCATGGACCAGACGCTGGAGGCGGCGAAGAAGTACCCGGAGGTGGTGTTCGCTCACGCCACGGGCTTCAAGCGCGCGCCGAACCTGGCCACGTACATGGCGGACTTCTACCAGCTCTACTACCTCAACGGGCTGATGGCCGGGGCGCTCACGAAGACGGGCAAGGTGGGCTACGTGGCCGCCTTTCCCATTCCCGAGCTCAAGCGCCACATCTCCGCCTTCGCGCTGGGCGTGCGCGCCGTCAACCCGAAGGCCACGGTGAACCTCAAGTGGCTCAACGCCTGGGTCCACCCCGGCAAGGCGCGCGAGGCGGCCGAGGCGCTCATGGCCGAGGGCAATGACGTGCTGGCCTTCACCGAGGACACCGCCACGGTGGCGCAGGTGGCGGGCCGCAAGAAGGTGCCCGTCTTCGCGCACTACTCGCCCATGCACCGCTTCTCGCCGGACTTCGTGGTGTCCGGGCAGCTCGTGCACTGGGAGAAAATCTACATCGACTTCCTGAAGAAGGTGCGCGACGGCAGCTACGCCCCCGGCAAGCTCCAGGACGTGGACTACTGGTGGCTGCTGCGCGAGGGCGCGGTGGAGCTGGGCGCGCAGCCCGGAATGCCCATCAACCCCAAGTGGGTGGACGCGCTGAAGCAGGCCCAGATGACGGTGGAGGGCAAGCCGGTGTCCGTGCATGACCGGGTGATGGTGCTGCTCAAGGACATGTCCTCGGCCACGCCGGCGTTTGATCCCTTCCAGGGCCCACTGGTGGACCGCCAGGGCAAGGAGCGGGTGCCCGCGGGCAAGCGGATGTCCATTTCCGAGCTGAACCAGATGCAGTGGGTGGTGCCGGGCGTGGTGGGGCCCGTGGCCGACGAGCCCCAGTAG